One genomic window of Methanosarcina acetivorans C2A includes the following:
- a CDS encoding dihydrofolate reductase family protein: MKENNPRIKLYIACSLDGFIARKGGSVDWLTEYENSSETDYGYSEFYASIGTVLIGRKTYEQVLDFGVWPYGEKKTYVFTRQKEPLRREKNVEFVSGNVGEFVRRLKENTDENIWLVGGSQLIRVFLEEDLVQDMIVFVVPVILGSGIPLFDRIGKEVRLRMIDTERYESGLVKLEYEIEGRHKKIANHKRKDIQKFG; the protein is encoded by the coding sequence GTGAAAGAAAATAATCCCAGAATAAAACTCTACATCGCCTGCAGCCTCGACGGCTTCATCGCCCGAAAAGGCGGAAGCGTAGACTGGTTAACCGAATACGAAAACAGTTCCGAAACCGACTACGGATATTCCGAATTTTACGCGTCGATCGGCACAGTCCTTATAGGCAGAAAGACCTATGAACAGGTCCTAGACTTCGGAGTATGGCCTTACGGGGAGAAGAAAACGTATGTTTTTACCAGACAAAAAGAACCCCTGCGCCGGGAAAAAAACGTAGAATTTGTTTCCGGAAACGTCGGGGAATTTGTGCGCCGGCTGAAGGAAAATACTGATGAGAATATCTGGCTCGTGGGCGGTTCACAGCTTATCAGGGTATTTCTCGAAGAAGACCTTGTGCAGGATATGATTGTTTTCGTTGTTCCGGTTATTCTTGGGAGTGGGATTCCGCTTTTTGACCGGATTGGGAAGGAGGTCAGGCTCAGGATGATTGACACGGAGAGGTATGAGAGTGGGCTGGTGAAATTGGAATATGAAATTGAAGGGCGACATAAGAAAATAGCAAACCATAAAAGGAAAGACATTCAAAAATTTGGATAA
- a CDS encoding restriction endonuclease: protein MVIPDYQSVMLPLLKYAEDGKEHRIRDAIEQLAEEFRLSEEERKELLPSGQQAIFKNRVGWANTYLKKAGLLESRKKGYFSITQRGMDVLREKPPSIDVNFLKRYEEFNEFRNQGKQIETIGPNKIEPENLDPKETLEIAYQKLHNELVSEILSIIKKCSASFFESLVVDVLTKMGYGGSRADAGKAVGKSHDGGIDGIIKEDRLGLDVIYIQAKRWEGTVTRPEIQKFAGALIGRKAKKGVFITTSNFSKEAIEYADFTGNIVLIDGEMLARLMIEYDVGVSKVKSYEVKKTDTDYFEDGVI from the coding sequence ATGGTAATTCCAGATTATCAATCCGTAATGCTCCCTCTGTTAAAGTATGCAGAAGACGGCAAAGAGCATCGAATCCGTGATGCAATTGAACAGTTAGCCGAAGAATTCAGACTGAGTGAGGAAGAAAGAAAAGAGCTACTGCCAAGCGGCCAGCAAGCTATTTTTAAGAATAGAGTCGGATGGGCTAATACTTATCTGAAAAAGGCCGGACTGCTGGAATCCAGAAAAAAGGGATATTTTTCCATTACCCAGAGAGGAATGGATGTTCTTAGAGAAAAACCTCCTTCCATTGATGTTAATTTTTTGAAGCGGTATGAAGAGTTTAATGAATTCCGCAATCAAGGAAAACAGATAGAGACTATAGGCCCTAACAAAATAGAACCTGAAAATTTAGACCCAAAAGAAACCCTCGAAATCGCATATCAGAAACTTCATAACGAGCTAGTCTCCGAGATTCTCTCCATTATAAAGAAATGTTCAGCCAGTTTCTTTGAATCACTGGTCGTAGATGTTCTTACAAAAATGGGCTATGGAGGTTCAAGAGCCGATGCCGGGAAAGCTGTTGGCAAAAGTCACGACGGCGGTATTGATGGCATTATAAAAGAAGACAGGCTCGGGCTTGATGTTATTTATATCCAGGCTAAGCGCTGGGAAGGTACAGTCACAAGGCCTGAAATTCAGAAGTTCGCCGGTGCTCTGATAGGAAGAAAAGCAAAGAAGGGAGTCTTCATAACGACCTCGAATTTTTCAAAAGAAGCTATTGAATATGCCGACTTTACAGGAAATATTGTCCTTATCGATGGGGAAATGCTTGCAAGGCTGATGATTGAATATGATGTTGGGGTTTCGAAGGTCAAATCATATGAAGTGAAGAAGACGGACACCGATTATTTTGAAGATGGAGTTATCTGA
- the htpX gene encoding zinc metalloprotease HtpX has translation MKNMLRTTVLLASLTGLLVLIGDYFGGTGGMIIAFLFAVIMNFGSYWYSDKIVLKMYRAREVTPAESPNLHRIVDGLALKANIPKPKVYVVDSGMPNAFATGRNPQHAAVAVTTGILNLLSYEEIEGVLAHELAHVKNRDTLISAVAATFAGVITMLATWARWAAIFGGFGGRDDDNGGIIGFIVMAVLAPLAATLIQLAISRSREFAADEEGARISKKPWALADALEKLEYGNSHFQPSIRDVQAKETSAHMFIVNPLKGGTLQSLFRTHPVTDERVKRLRAMRF, from the coding sequence ATGAAAAATATGCTTAGAACCACAGTTCTGCTCGCTTCCCTGACAGGGCTCCTCGTACTTATCGGAGATTACTTCGGGGGAACGGGCGGGATGATTATTGCCTTTCTTTTCGCAGTAATCATGAACTTTGGAAGTTACTGGTACAGCGACAAGATTGTACTGAAAATGTACAGGGCAAGAGAAGTTACCCCTGCAGAGTCCCCGAACCTTCACAGGATTGTTGACGGGCTGGCTCTGAAAGCAAATATTCCAAAGCCCAAAGTATATGTTGTTGATTCCGGAATGCCAAACGCATTTGCAACGGGCAGGAACCCGCAGCATGCGGCTGTAGCTGTTACGACCGGGATTCTCAACCTGCTCTCCTATGAGGAGATCGAAGGTGTGCTGGCACACGAGCTTGCACACGTAAAGAACAGGGACACCCTGATCAGTGCGGTGGCTGCAACCTTTGCAGGTGTAATTACCATGCTGGCTACCTGGGCTCGCTGGGCTGCAATCTTCGGCGGCTTTGGCGGTAGGGACGACGACAATGGAGGCATCATCGGGTTTATCGTAATGGCAGTGCTTGCTCCGCTTGCTGCAACCCTGATCCAGCTTGCAATCTCAAGGTCAAGGGAATTTGCAGCTGACGAAGAAGGGGCAAGAATCTCTAAAAAACCCTGGGCTCTTGCCGATGCCCTGGAAAAGCTCGAATACGGGAATTCCCACTTCCAGCCAAGCATCAGGGACGTCCAGGCAAAAGAGACCAGTGCACACATGTTCATCGTAAACCCGCTCAAGGGTGGAACGCTCCAGTCTCTCTTCAGGACCCATCCCGTAACCGATGAGAGGGTAAAACGCCTGAGGGCAATGAGATTCTAA
- a CDS encoding thymidylate synthase has translation MEDKFEIGRIIRAKNISDAWYRGLNIIWNHGQVITDERGSQIREFMDLMVVIENPYTDRIPEDTAWNEERLEEYAKQLISGENAQDFEYTYGQRLRNWNEEVDQIEYVIEKLQESPTSRRATAVTWIPPVDTKVNEVPCMILDDFKIRDGKVHLTTLFRSHDFGGAYPANLYGLSKLLEYVAGRVGVEPGMITTVSISAHVYDHDWDMVENIVKGIN, from the coding sequence ATGGAAGACAAATTTGAGATTGGCAGGATCATCAGGGCAAAGAATATCTCTGATGCATGGTACCGAGGGCTTAACATCATCTGGAACCACGGGCAGGTAATTACCGACGAAAGGGGGAGCCAGATCCGGGAGTTTATGGACCTGATGGTGGTAATTGAAAACCCCTATACTGACAGGATTCCCGAAGATACAGCCTGGAACGAAGAAAGGCTCGAAGAGTATGCAAAACAGCTGATCTCGGGCGAAAACGCACAGGACTTTGAATACACCTACGGGCAACGCCTCAGGAACTGGAATGAAGAAGTAGACCAGATCGAATACGTAATCGAGAAACTGCAGGAAAGCCCCACTTCCCGGCGGGCTACGGCTGTCACCTGGATCCCGCCTGTGGACACGAAAGTCAATGAAGTCCCCTGCATGATCCTGGACGACTTCAAGATCCGGGACGGGAAAGTCCACCTCACAACCCTCTTCAGGAGTCACGACTTCGGAGGAGCCTATCCTGCAAACCTTTACGGGCTCTCGAAACTCCTTGAATACGTTGCCGGAAGAGTTGGAGTAGAGCCGGGAATGATCACCACAGTCAGTATTTCAGCCCATGTCTATGACCACGACTGGGACATGGTAGAAAATATCGTGAAAGGCATAAACTGA
- the aroA gene encoding 3-phosphoshikimate 1-carboxyvinyltransferase has protein sequence MRVSISKSSVKGEVFAPSSKSYTHRAITLAALSNESIVRRPLLSADTLATIRASEMFGASVKREEENLIIHGFNGKPNVPDDVIDAANSGTTLRLMTAIAGLTDGITVLTGDSSLRTRPNGPLLKTLNQLGASACSTRGNEKAPLVVKGGLEGKKVSIEGSISSQFISALLIACPLAENSTTLSIIGKLKSRPYVDVTIEMLELAGVKIHTDENNGTKFIIPGKQKYDLKEYTIPGDFSSASYLLAAAAMTEGSEITVKNLFPSKQGDKLIIETLKQMGADITWDREAGIVTVRGGRKLKAVTFDAGATPDLVPTVAVLAAVAEGTSRIENAEHVRYKETDRLSALATELPKLGVKLKEEKDSLTITGGELKGAEVHGWDDHRIVMSLALAGMVAGNTTIDTTESVAISYPDFFEDMSNLGVKIKQISEE, from the coding sequence ATGCGCGTTTCCATCAGCAAATCCTCGGTCAAAGGGGAAGTTTTTGCCCCTTCTTCAAAGAGTTATACCCACAGGGCTATAACCCTGGCAGCCCTTTCAAACGAATCAATCGTTCGCCGCCCCCTGCTCTCAGCCGATACCCTTGCCACAATCAGAGCTTCCGAGATGTTCGGAGCCTCGGTTAAACGCGAGGAAGAAAATCTCATAATTCACGGATTTAATGGAAAACCCAATGTTCCCGATGATGTGATTGATGCTGCAAACTCAGGGACAACCCTTCGACTCATGACCGCAATAGCAGGGCTCACGGATGGGATCACGGTACTTACCGGAGACTCTTCTCTCCGCACTCGGCCAAACGGGCCCCTTCTCAAAACCCTTAACCAGCTGGGAGCCAGTGCCTGTTCTACCCGGGGAAACGAAAAGGCCCCGCTTGTAGTCAAAGGCGGGCTTGAGGGAAAAAAAGTGAGCATTGAAGGCTCTATCAGTTCGCAATTTATCTCTGCCCTTCTTATAGCCTGCCCTCTTGCAGAAAACAGTACCACACTTTCCATTATAGGGAAACTGAAGTCAAGACCCTACGTAGACGTAACCATTGAGATGCTTGAACTGGCAGGAGTCAAAATCCACACCGATGAGAATAACGGCACGAAGTTCATCATCCCTGGAAAGCAGAAATACGACCTCAAAGAATATACCATTCCAGGCGACTTTTCTTCGGCGTCTTACCTGCTTGCAGCCGCAGCCATGACCGAGGGGTCCGAAATTACCGTTAAAAACCTCTTCCCCTCAAAACAGGGAGACAAATTAATTATTGAAACCCTGAAGCAGATGGGAGCAGATATCACCTGGGACAGGGAAGCCGGTATTGTGACCGTCAGAGGAGGAAGAAAATTAAAAGCTGTTACCTTTGATGCCGGAGCAACCCCTGACCTTGTCCCGACTGTCGCCGTCCTGGCAGCAGTTGCCGAAGGGACAAGCAGGATAGAAAATGCCGAACATGTCCGATATAAGGAAACAGACCGTCTTAGCGCCCTTGCAACCGAACTCCCGAAACTTGGAGTCAAGCTTAAAGAAGAGAAGGATAGCCTGACCATCACCGGAGGAGAACTGAAAGGAGCAGAAGTTCACGGCTGGGATGACCACAGGATTGTTATGTCCCTTGCCCTTGCAGGGATGGTAGCAGGTAATACGACAATTGACACAACCGAGTCCGTAGCGATCTCTTATCCGGACTTCTTTGAAGATATGTCCAATCTTGGAGTAAAGATTAAACAGATTTCGGAAGAATGA
- a CDS encoding 50S ribosomal protein L11 methyltransferase, whose protein sequence is MEIRCRCGDTCIIPVSEVLKDLELFYKPCNDCKTEKIRKFSPLAEQINLDEIDNHFGSCKCGKRQLDIVMAHVLKVMIDEGIKNKKANLRNACVPLVTPGYPTDSVPYLPENSIVILSDRVDKKCAERIVKEVGEVKGVLKGDARKTVGIKDSDSNSHVYELLAGCDLRCDIIQTPYGALGIYKYQHEIHIEFPTVESPKIERLKEALKDYDRPAVLDCTCGPGTLGIACLKAGAQKVVFNDIWKPAIETTLINLETNGFPVKLSGSGEELIASGEKFEIYSMDVRELANCLDEKFDICIIDTFPGVDTAEFVEAAGKLGRKVVVI, encoded by the coding sequence ATGGAAATAAGATGTAGGTGTGGAGATACATGCATAATCCCTGTTTCGGAAGTACTGAAAGACCTTGAATTATTCTATAAACCATGCAACGATTGCAAAACAGAAAAAATAAGGAAATTCTCTCCTCTGGCAGAACAGATTAACCTGGATGAAATAGATAACCATTTTGGAAGTTGTAAATGCGGGAAGAGGCAACTTGATATTGTAATGGCTCACGTGCTAAAAGTAATGATCGATGAAGGAATAAAAAATAAAAAAGCCAATTTGAGAAATGCCTGTGTTCCTCTTGTGACCCCTGGCTATCCGACCGATTCTGTTCCCTATTTGCCTGAGAATTCTATAGTAATATTATCCGACAGAGTAGATAAAAAATGTGCTGAAAGAATTGTAAAGGAAGTTGGAGAAGTTAAAGGGGTCTTAAAAGGAGATGCAAGAAAAACTGTGGGTATAAAAGATTCCGACTCCAATTCTCATGTATATGAACTTCTCGCCGGATGCGACTTGAGATGTGACATAATACAAACTCCTTACGGGGCTTTGGGGATATACAAATATCAGCATGAAATTCATATAGAGTTTCCAACAGTAGAATCCCCCAAAATAGAGAGACTTAAAGAAGCTTTGAAAGATTACGATAGGCCTGCTGTTCTTGATTGCACTTGTGGCCCCGGAACACTGGGAATAGCGTGCCTTAAAGCCGGTGCGCAAAAAGTTGTTTTTAATGATATATGGAAGCCTGCAATAGAAACCACTTTGATTAATCTGGAAACAAATGGATTTCCGGTCAAACTTTCAGGCAGCGGGGAAGAATTAATAGCATCCGGAGAGAAATTTGAAATTTATAGTATGGATGTAAGAGAATTAGCGAATTGTTTGGATGAAAAATTCGATATTTGTATTATAGATACGTTTCCCGGTGTGGATACAGCAGAATTTGTGGAAGCCGCAGGCAAATTAGGCAGAAAAGTTGTTGTGATTTGA
- the mcrA gene encoding coenzyme-B sulfoethylthiotransferase subunit alpha — MAADIFAKFKKSMEVKFTQEYGSNKQAGGDITGKTEKFLRLGPEQDARKQEMIKAGKEIAEKRGIAFYNPMMHMGAPLGQRAITPYTISGTDIVAEPDDLHYVNNAAMQQMWDDIRRTCIVGLDMAHETLEKRLGKEVTPETINHYLETLNHAMPGAAVVQEMMVETHPALVDDCYVKIFTGDDELADEIDKQYVINVNKMFSEEQAAQIKASIGKTTWQAIHIPTIVSRTTDGAQTSRWAAMQIGMSFISAYAMCAGEAAVADLSFAAKHAALVSMGEMLPARRARGPNEPGGLSFGHLSDIVQTSRVSKDPAKIALEVVGAGCMLYDQIWLGSYMSGGVGFTQYATAAYTDDILDNNTYYDVDYINDKYNGAANLGTDNKVKATLDVVKDIATESTLYGIETYEKFPTALEDHFGGSQRATVLAAASGVACALATGNANAGLSGWYLSMYVHKEAWGRLGFFGFDLQDQCGATNVLSYQGDEGLPDELRGPNYPNYAMNVGHQGGYAGIAQAAHSGRGDAFTVNPLLKVCFADELMPFNFAEPRREFGRGAIREFMPAGERSLVIPAK; from the coding sequence ATGGCAGCAGACATTTTCGCTAAATTCAAGAAGTCAATGGAAGTCAAGTTCACACAGGAATACGGTTCAAACAAGCAGGCTGGCGGCGACATCACCGGCAAGACCGAAAAATTCCTGAGACTCGGCCCTGAACAGGATGCAAGAAAGCAGGAAATGATTAAGGCCGGGAAAGAAATCGCAGAGAAGAGAGGCATTGCATTCTACAACCCGATGATGCACATGGGTGCCCCTCTCGGTCAGCGTGCAATCACTCCTTACACCATTTCCGGAACTGACATTGTTGCAGAACCTGACGACCTCCACTACGTCAACAACGCTGCAATGCAGCAGATGTGGGATGACATCAGGAGAACCTGTATCGTCGGTCTTGACATGGCTCACGAGACCCTTGAGAAGAGGCTTGGTAAGGAAGTTACCCCTGAAACCATCAACCATTATTTAGAGACCCTCAACCACGCCATGCCCGGTGCAGCAGTGGTTCAGGAAATGATGGTCGAAACCCACCCCGCTCTTGTGGACGACTGTTATGTAAAGATCTTCACCGGTGACGACGAACTTGCAGACGAAATCGACAAGCAGTACGTCATCAACGTCAACAAGATGTTCTCTGAAGAACAGGCAGCCCAGATTAAGGCCTCCATCGGCAAGACAACCTGGCAGGCAATCCACATTCCAACAATTGTCTCCAGAACAACTGACGGTGCTCAGACCTCCAGGTGGGCAGCCATGCAGATCGGTATGTCCTTCATCTCCGCATACGCAATGTGCGCCGGTGAAGCAGCCGTCGCTGACCTGTCCTTCGCTGCAAAGCACGCAGCCCTTGTCTCCATGGGTGAAATGCTCCCCGCAAGGCGTGCCCGCGGACCAAACGAGCCCGGTGGACTTTCCTTCGGTCACCTCTCAGACATCGTCCAGACAAGCCGTGTATCCAAAGACCCCGCAAAGATTGCCCTTGAAGTAGTCGGCGCAGGCTGTATGCTCTACGACCAGATCTGGCTCGGATCCTACATGTCCGGTGGTGTCGGGTTCACCCAGTATGCAACTGCTGCATACACCGATGACATCCTCGACAACAACACCTACTATGACGTTGACTACATCAACGACAAGTACAACGGTGCTGCAAATCTGGGCACTGACAACAAGGTTAAGGCAACCCTCGACGTCGTAAAGGACATCGCAACCGAGTCCACACTCTACGGTATCGAGACCTACGAGAAATTCCCGACTGCCCTTGAAGACCACTTCGGTGGATCCCAGAGAGCAACCGTGCTCGCAGCTGCATCCGGTGTTGCATGTGCCCTTGCAACCGGAAACGCCAACGCTGGTCTCTCCGGCTGGTACCTCTCCATGTATGTCCACAAGGAAGCATGGGGCCGCCTCGGCTTCTTCGGTTTCGACCTGCAGGACCAGTGTGGTGCCACAAACGTTCTGTCCTACCAGGGCGACGAAGGTCTCCCAGACGAACTCCGTGGTCCAAACTACCCGAACTACGCAATGAACGTCGGTCACCAGGGCGGATACGCAGGTATCGCTCAGGCAGCCCACTCAGGCCGCGGCGACGCATTCACCGTCAACCCGCTCCTCAAGGTCTGCTTCGCTGACGAACTCATGCCCTTCAACTTCGCAGAGCCAAGGAGAGAGTTCGGCCGCGGTGCCATCAGAGAGTTCATGCCTGCTGGTGAGAGATCCCTCGTCATCCCGGCAAAATAA
- the mcrG gene encoding coenzyme-B sulfoethylthiotransferase subunit gamma → MAYEAQYYPGATSVGANRRKHMSGKLEKLREISDEDLTAVLGHRAPGSDYPSTHPPLAEMGEPACSIREAVAATPGAAAGDRVRYVQFADSMYNAPATPYFRSYFAAINFRGVDPGTLSGRQIVEARERDMEQCAKVQMETEMTDPALAGMRGATVHGHSVRLQEDGVMFDMLDRRRLEGGVIIMDKDQVAIPLDRKVNLGKPMSSEEAAKRTTIYRVDNVAFRDDAEVIEWVHRVFDQRTSYGFQPK, encoded by the coding sequence ATGGCATACGAAGCACAGTATTATCCAGGCGCTACATCCGTCGGCGCTAACAGAAGAAAGCACATGTCCGGAAAACTTGAGAAACTCAGGGAAATTTCCGACGAAGACTTAACTGCAGTCCTCGGACACCGTGCCCCAGGGAGCGACTACCCAAGCACCCACCCACCACTTGCAGAGATGGGCGAGCCTGCATGTTCTATCCGCGAGGCTGTAGCAGCAACACCCGGTGCAGCAGCAGGAGACAGGGTCAGGTACGTTCAGTTCGCTGACTCAATGTACAACGCTCCGGCTACCCCGTACTTCAGATCATACTTCGCAGCAATCAACTTCAGAGGTGTAGACCCAGGTACCCTTTCCGGCCGTCAGATTGTTGAAGCCCGTGAAAGAGACATGGAACAGTGCGCCAAGGTCCAGATGGAAACCGAAATGACTGACCCCGCACTCGCAGGTATGCGTGGTGCAACAGTCCACGGTCACTCTGTCCGTCTCCAGGAAGACGGTGTAATGTTCGACATGCTTGACAGGAGAAGACTCGAAGGTGGCGTCATTATTATGGATAAGGACCAGGTTGCAATCCCACTCGACAGGAAAGTAAACCTCGGCAAGCCAATGTCCAGCGAAGAAGCCGCAAAGAGGACCACCATCTACCGTGTGGACAATGTAGCCTTCAGGGACGACGCAGAAGTCATTGAATGGGTACACAGAGTATTCGACCAGAGAACAAGCTACGGATTCCAGCCGAAATGA
- the mcrC gene encoding methyl-coenzyme M reductase I operon protein C, with amino-acid sequence MMIDRETQVVDCRCGAGLGKGGGLAQRGTLSEAGRADVVAIAMSPGQRHITKPVCEITYGMRRENIQVSVLVLYSGSGIPESGMRTGSFVLSPVEVAQIEMHKLAVIHLGNIKDHVIRKTREILSQADIPAIVVSQIPVDFEDFAEAGIKTRLVMPRDENIRTKGIVMDMVSGVTRGDFCPRDKLNSIVKYVKTTLDQLEDHKGVA; translated from the coding sequence ATGATGATCGACCGGGAAACACAGGTAGTTGACTGCCGATGCGGCGCAGGACTTGGTAAGGGAGGAGGGCTTGCTCAAAGAGGCACTCTTTCGGAAGCCGGGCGTGCCGACGTGGTTGCTATTGCCATGAGTCCCGGACAGAGGCATATCACGAAGCCGGTATGTGAGATTACATACGGAATGAGGAGAGAAAACATTCAGGTGAGTGTGCTTGTACTCTACTCAGGTTCAGGAATACCCGAATCTGGCATGAGGACTGGATCATTTGTTCTGAGTCCGGTAGAAGTCGCACAGATTGAAATGCACAAGCTGGCTGTTATTCACCTCGGAAATATCAAGGACCACGTAATCAGAAAAACCAGGGAGATCCTGAGCCAGGCTGACATACCGGCAATTGTTGTCAGCCAGATCCCGGTGGATTTTGAGGATTTTGCAGAAGCAGGGATAAAGACGAGATTAGTGATGCCAAGGGATGAAAATATTCGTACCAAAGGAATTGTAATGGATATGGTAAGTGGAGTTACACGTGGTGACTTCTGTCCCAGGGATAAACTAAATTCAATCGTTAAATACGTCAAGACGACACTAGACCAATTAGAAGATCATAAAGGAGTTGCATGA
- the mcrD gene encoding methyl-coenzyme M reductase operon protein D, translating into MSDSASNTEDSIQIEIFPSRILSPETAQKLISELYQVDGIIRVMVQGPRLPERVSAGPGTGEKVEHPLRKPIQIGDQVIELKISVGRIRLEIENAETKEKVRSVCDKMLPFSFEFREGHFLRRKPTVTDYAKLGPETDPRLLGMVDPKAKVNQLVFIEKREKEDDTDKDE; encoded by the coding sequence ATGTCAGACTCTGCTTCAAACACGGAAGATTCCATACAAATCGAAATCTTTCCCAGTAGAATCCTGTCTCCTGAAACAGCTCAGAAACTTATCTCTGAGCTCTATCAGGTTGACGGGATAATCCGCGTTATGGTTCAGGGCCCAAGACTCCCGGAAAGGGTTTCTGCGGGTCCTGGTACCGGGGAAAAGGTCGAACACCCCCTAAGGAAGCCTATTCAGATCGGAGATCAGGTTATTGAGCTTAAGATCAGTGTAGGCAGGATCAGGCTTGAAATCGAAAACGCCGAAACTAAAGAAAAAGTCAGGTCAGTATGCGACAAGATGCTCCCGTTCTCTTTTGAATTCAGGGAAGGGCATTTCCTCAGAAGAAAGCCGACCGTTACTGACTATGCAAAACTTGGTCCTGAAACCGACCCTCGCTTGCTTGGTATGGTAGATCCCAAAGCCAAGGTAAACCAGCTCGTCTTCATCGAGAAACGAGAGAAAGAAGATGACACTGATAAAGATGAGTGA
- the mcrB gene encoding coenzyme-B sulfoethylthiotransferase subunit beta, with the protein MSDTVDIYDDRGKLLESNVDIMSLAPTRNAAIKKIILDTKRSVAVSLAGIQGALASGKMGGKGRQILGRGLNYDLVGNADAIAENVKNLVQVDEGDDTSVKVIKGGKSLLIQAPSSRIAAGADYMSATTVGAAAVTQTIIDMFGTDMYDAPIAKSAVWGSYPQTMDLMGGNVQGVLSIPQNNEGLGFSLRNIMANHIAAITSRGAMNAAALSSIYEQSGIFEMGGAVGMFERHQLLGLACQGLNANNVVYDIVKENGKDGTIGTVIESIVGRAVEDGVISVDKTAPSGYKFYKANDVPMWNAYAAAGTLAATFVNCGAGRAAQNVSSTLLYFNDILEKETGLPGCDYGKVQGVAVGFSFFSHSIYGGGGPGVFNGNHVVTRHSRGFAIPCVCAAVALDAGTQMFTIESTSGLIGDVFGSIEEFRQPIKAVAGAL; encoded by the coding sequence GTGTCTGACACAGTAGACATCTACGACGACAGAGGAAAACTGCTCGAGAGCAATGTCGACATTATGTCCCTTGCTCCAACAAGAAACGCAGCAATTAAAAAGATTATCTTGGACACCAAGAGGTCAGTTGCAGTCTCCCTCGCAGGTATTCAGGGCGCACTTGCCAGCGGCAAGATGGGCGGAAAGGGCCGTCAGATCTTAGGCCGCGGACTCAACTACGATCTTGTAGGCAACGCTGATGCTATTGCAGAAAATGTTAAGAATCTCGTCCAGGTCGATGAAGGCGACGACACCAGTGTTAAGGTCATTAAGGGCGGAAAGAGCCTGCTTATTCAGGCCCCATCTTCCAGAATTGCCGCCGGCGCTGACTACATGTCCGCAACCACAGTTGGTGCAGCAGCAGTCACCCAGACCATTATTGACATGTTCGGAACCGACATGTACGATGCACCCATTGCAAAGTCAGCTGTCTGGGGTAGCTACCCGCAGACAATGGACCTCATGGGCGGAAACGTTCAGGGTGTTCTGAGCATCCCCCAGAACAACGAAGGTCTTGGCTTCTCCCTCAGGAACATCATGGCCAACCACATTGCAGCAATCACCAGCCGCGGTGCAATGAACGCAGCAGCTCTCTCCTCAATCTATGAGCAGTCCGGTATCTTTGAGATGGGCGGCGCAGTCGGTATGTTCGAGAGGCACCAGCTCCTCGGTCTTGCCTGCCAGGGTCTCAACGCCAACAATGTCGTTTATGATATCGTAAAGGAAAATGGAAAGGACGGCACCATCGGAACCGTTATCGAGTCTATTGTCGGCAGGGCAGTTGAAGACGGTGTAATCTCCGTTGACAAGACCGCACCTTCCGGATACAAATTCTACAAGGCAAACGACGTCCCAATGTGGAACGCTTATGCCGCAGCCGGTACCCTTGCAGCTACTTTTGTAAACTGTGGTGCAGGCCGTGCAGCCCAGAACGTCTCCTCAACACTTCTGTACTTCAACGACATCCTTGAGAAGGAAACCGGTCTCCCAGGATGCGACTACGGTAAAGTACAGGGTGTCGCAGTAGGATTCTCATTCTTCAGCCACTCAATCTATGGTGGCGGTGGACCTGGTGTCTTCAACGGTAACCACGTCGTTACCAGGCACTCCAGAGGATTCGCAATTCCCTGCGTATGCGCAGCAGTAGCTCTGGATGCAGGTACTCAGATGTTCACAATCGAATCAACATCTGGCCTCATCGGTGACGTTTTCGGATCGATCGAGGAATTCCGCCAGCCGATTAAGGCAGTTGCAGGAGCGCTCTAA